One segment of Phaeacidiphilus oryzae TH49 DNA contains the following:
- a CDS encoding helix-turn-helix domain-containing protein has product MLRSVAVLLVDGTAPFEFGVVCEVFGLDRTEDGVPAFDFRVCGEHPGRPLSTRVGCAFVPDRGLDELVDADLVCVPAVGTEITRYPPAAIAALREAYERGAIILSVCSGAFLLAEAGLLDGRRCTTHWRHTAALAERYPRAEVDPGVLYVDEGRLITSAGTAAGIDACLHLVRREMGSEVANLIARRMVVPPQRDGGQRQFIDLPVPETRADGLQPLLDWMLEHLDREQTVAGLAKRARMSERTFARRFAAETGSTPLRWLTQQRVLHARRLLEETALDLEEVARLCGLGSGALLRHHFRRAMGVTPQAYRRTFAPRAAPEGELAAATP; this is encoded by the coding sequence ATGTTGCGTTCCGTGGCCGTACTGCTGGTGGACGGCACCGCGCCGTTCGAATTCGGCGTGGTGTGCGAGGTGTTCGGGCTGGACCGCACCGAGGACGGCGTGCCGGCGTTCGACTTCCGGGTCTGCGGCGAGCACCCCGGCAGGCCGCTGAGCACCCGGGTCGGCTGCGCCTTCGTCCCCGACCGGGGCCTGGACGAACTGGTCGACGCCGACCTGGTCTGCGTGCCGGCGGTCGGCACCGAGATCACCCGCTACCCCCCGGCCGCGATCGCCGCGCTGCGCGAGGCGTACGAGCGCGGGGCGATCATCCTCTCCGTGTGCAGCGGCGCCTTCCTGCTGGCCGAGGCCGGGCTGCTGGACGGCCGGCGCTGCACCACCCACTGGCGGCACACCGCGGCCCTCGCCGAGCGCTATCCACGCGCCGAGGTGGACCCCGGCGTCCTCTACGTGGACGAGGGGCGGCTGATCACCAGCGCCGGGACCGCCGCCGGCATCGACGCCTGCCTCCACCTGGTCCGCCGCGAGATGGGCAGCGAGGTGGCCAACCTGATCGCCCGCCGGATGGTCGTCCCGCCCCAACGGGACGGCGGCCAGCGGCAGTTCATCGACCTGCCGGTGCCGGAGACGCGGGCGGACGGGCTCCAGCCGCTGCTGGACTGGATGCTGGAGCATCTGGACCGGGAGCAGACGGTGGCCGGACTGGCCAAGCGGGCCCGGATGTCCGAGCGGACCTTCGCCCGCCGCTTCGCCGCCGAGACCGGCAGCACCCCGCTGCGCTGGCTGACCCAGCAGCGGGTGCTCCACGCGCGCCGCCTGCTGGAGGAGACCGCGCTGGACCTGGAGGAGGTGGCGAGGCTGTGCGGGCTGGGCTCGGGCGCGCTGCTGCGCCACCATTTCCGCCGTGCGATGGGCGTCACGCCGCAGGCCTACCG